Proteins found in one Takifugu flavidus isolate HTHZ2018 chromosome 7, ASM371156v2, whole genome shotgun sequence genomic segment:
- the abhd8b gene encoding protein ABHD8 gives MITGVLGNLLCCTSKLTNVVVPENSTESTDGFKFLEVKPGRVLRVKHTVPDRAVVEQPTLPEGSFSLKRKIRLYESGQLYIDNLGDAVSGAQKRCQNGDTEPNSMVEVDLTDCSNSSSPVSNPEAQTEPGTAGGDRRNVPAALHVKKSKPKRTVVIDCERKISACKGTHPDVVLFFIHGVGGSLDIWRHQLEFFSKQGYETIAVDLVGHGASSAPQIAAAYTFYALAEDIRLIFRRYARKRNVLIGHSYGVSFCTFLAHEYPEQVHKMVLINGGAPTSLEPSVCSIFNLPSSVLYCLSPLLTWFFLKAGFARQGCRERRMLREHRAFQVPSFVLRSMMSGQYWPEGDEVYHAEIVVPTLLVHGMHDRFVHVEDDQQMTETLLMGFLKVVADGSHMVMIECPDLVNILLHEFVLWEPPPPPPPKKDPKTRPETAKGARAPLDLTIVRPATAERTAKT, from the exons ATGATCACCGGCGTTCTGGGGAATCTATTGTGCTGCACGTCAAAATTAACCAATGTTGTAGTTCCTGAAAACAGCACAGAATCCACTGACGGCTTCAAGTTTCTAGAGGTGAAACCGGGCCGTGTCCTGCGGGTCAAACACACTGTCCCTGACCGGGCCGTGGTGGAGCAACCCACGCTGCCGGAGGGGAGTTTCAGCCTAAAACGAAAGATCAGACTGTACGAAAGCGGACAGCTTTACATCGATAACCTTGGCGACGCTGTGTCGGGAGCACAGAAAAGGTGCCAGAATGGAGACACGGAGCCAAACAGCATGGTGGAGGTTGACCTAACAGACTGTAGCAACTCATCATCACCCGTCAGCAACCCTGAGGCCCAAACTGAGCcgggcacagctggaggagacagaaggaATGTGCCAGCTGCACTTCACGTAAAAAAGTCAAAGCCCAAAAGGACTGTGGTGATCGACTGTGAGAGGAAGATCTCAGCCTGCAAAGGGACTCATCCAGATGTGGTGCTGTTCTTCATCCATGGAGTCGGAGGCTCACTGGACATCTGGAGACACCAGCTGGAGTTTTTTTCCAAGCAGGGATATGAGACGATTGCTGTGGACCTGGTGGGTCACGGAGCCAGCTCAGCTCCACAGATCGCTGCGGCGTACACCTTTTATGCCCTGGCGGAGGACATCAGACTCATCTTCAGACGATACGCACGCAAAAGGAATGTCCTCATAGGACACTCTTACGG CGTGTCCTTCTGCACCTTCTTGGCCCACGAGTATCCTGAGCAAGTCCACAAGATGGTGCTGATCAACGGAGGTGCCCCCACGTCTCTGGAGCCCAGCGTCTGCTCCATCTTCAACCTGCCCAGCAGCGTCCTTTACTGCCTCTCTCCCCTGCTGACCTGGTTCTTTCTCAA GGCTGGCTTCGCCCGGCAGGGCTGCAGGGAGCGGCGGATGCTCAGAGAACACAGGGCCTTCCAGGTGCCGTCCTTTGTGCTGCGTTCCATGATGAGCGGGCAGTACTGGCCCGAGGGGGACGAAGTCTATCACGCTGAGATAGTAGTGCCCACCTTGCTCGTGCACGGCATGCACGACCGATTCGTCCACGTCGAAGACGACCAACAAATGACCGAG ACCCTTCTGATGGGTTTCCTGAAGGTTGTGGCAGATGGCAGCCACATGGTGATGATAGAGTGTCCCGACCTTGTCAACATACTCCTGCACGAGTTTGTCCTTTGGGAgccgccaccccccccacctccgaaGAAGGATCCAAAAACTCGCCCAGAGACCGCCAAAGGTGCTCGAGCTCCGCTGGACCTTACCATCGTCCGCCCGGCAACTGCTGAACGGACGGCAAAAACATAA
- the dda1 gene encoding DET1- and DDB1-associated protein 1 → MEKADFLKGLPVYNKSNFSRFHADSVCKASNRRPSVYLPTREYPSDQIIVTEKTNILLRYLHQQWDKKNAAKKREQEQGEGDSPAPPRKIARTDSQEMNEDS, encoded by the exons ATGGAGAAG GCTGATTTTCTGAAAGGACTTCCTGTCTACAATAAAAGCAACTTCAGCCGGTTTCATGCAGACTCTGTTTGCAAAGCCTCT AATCGGAGACCATCGGTGTACCTTCCAACGCGTGAATACCCCTCTGATCAGA TCATCGTGACAGAGAAAACCAACATCCTTCTGCGTTACCTCCATCAGCAATGGGACAAAAAG AACGCAGCAAAGAAAAGGGAACAGGAACAAGGTGAGGGTGACAGCCCAGCACCCCCAAGGAAGATTGCACGGACAGACAGCCAAGAGATGAACGAGGACTCTTAA